A region of Candidatus Woesearchaeota archaeon DNA encodes the following proteins:
- a CDS encoding 4Fe-4S binding protein encodes MGGIVLTVGAVVEKPGSTVANKTGNWRSMRPIKDPKVCIKCGRCWVFCPENAISPDIETNYDYCKGCGICAEECPVKAIKMEKEKK; translated from the coding sequence ATGGGCGGAATAGTTCTTACTGTTGGCGCTGTTGTGGAAAAGCCAGGCTCAACAGTTGCAAACAAGACCGGCAACTGGAGGAGCATGAGGCCCATAAAAGACCCAAAAGTGTGCATAAAATGCGGAAGATGCTGGGTATTCTGCCCTGAAAACGCAATATCGCCTGACATTGAGACAAACTATGATTACTGCAAGGGCTGCGGAATCTGCGCAGAGGAGTGCCCGGTAAAGGCAATAAAAATGGAGAAAGAGAAAAAATGA
- the porA gene encoding pyruvate ferredoxin oxidoreductase produces the protein MKKVIEASDAVATAVKMCRPSVIPVYPITPQTHIVERLSKYVNNGELDSEMIDAESEHSAISAAMGASACGTRVFTATASQGLALMHEILFIVSGMRLPVVMAVANRTLSAPINIWNDQQDSISARDSGWIQLYVESAQEAFDTTIMAYKIAENRKVLTPVMVCLDGFTLSHVFEPVDIPEQRKVDSFLPKYSPLYSLDVKKPMSFGPIGFPNTFMGFKKMQQDAINNSASVIKSANDEFEKEFSRSYGDGL, from the coding sequence ATGAAGAAGGTAATTGAGGCAAGCGACGCTGTTGCAACAGCAGTAAAAATGTGCAGACCTTCTGTCATACCTGTTTATCCAATAACACCGCAGACACACATAGTTGAGAGGCTTTCGAAGTATGTTAATAACGGAGAGCTTGATTCAGAGATGATTGATGCTGAATCAGAGCACAGCGCAATAAGCGCAGCAATGGGCGCATCTGCCTGCGGAACAAGGGTTTTCACTGCAACAGCATCCCAGGGGCTTGCCCTTATGCACGAAATTCTGTTCATAGTTTCAGGAATGAGGCTTCCTGTAGTAATGGCTGTTGCCAACAGGACTCTTTCTGCACCAATAAACATATGGAATGACCAGCAGGATTCAATTTCTGCAAGGGATTCGGGCTGGATACAGCTGTATGTTGAGAGCGCACAGGAGGCATTTGACACAACAATCATGGCTTACAAAATTGCCGAGAACAGGAAAGTCCTTACCCCTGTTATGGTATGCCTTGACGGATTCACGCTTTCGCATGTCTTTGAACCGGTTGATATTCCCGAACAGAGGAAGGTTGATTCATTCCTGCCAAAATATTCGCCATTATATTCCCTTGATGTAAAGAAGCCCATGAGCTTTGGACCAATAGGATTTCCAAACACATTCATGGGATTCAAAAAAATGCAGCAGGATGCAATAAACAATTCAGCATCTGTTATCAAATCAGCCAATGATGAATTTGAAAAGGAGTTTTCCCGCTCATACGGAGATGGCTTG